A single window of Pyrus communis chromosome 10, drPyrComm1.1, whole genome shotgun sequence DNA harbors:
- the LOC137748355 gene encoding RING-H2 finger protein ATL80-like gives MPRSQRFLGSSTPAANFSTVSAAPPPEAVALESDLVVILAALLCAVICVVGLLAVARCAWLRRGPGGRAAISSASSSANKGLKKKVLQSLPKFTYGTGGAEPPPKLGSECAICLGEFVEGHEIRILPQCGHVFHVGCIDTWLGSHSSCPSCRQILVVARCHKCGGFPAPISESEAELKARQDHTNHSAPPPPAAAAAAPTTAISISSSNTAPTTNFLP, from the coding sequence ATGCCTCGCTCTCAGAGATTTCTAGGCAGCAGCACCCCCGCCGCCAACTTCTCAACCGTATCGGCAGCTCCGCCTCCTGAGGCCGTGGCTCTGGAGTCGGATTTAGTTGTCATACTAGCAGCGCTGCTCTGCGCCGTCATATGCGTGGTGGGTCTTCTCGCCGTCGCCCGCTGCGCCTGGCTCCGCCGCGGCCCCGGCGGCAGAGCCGCTATCAGCTCGGCTTCTTCATCCGCCAACAAGGGCCTCAAGAAGAAGGTCCTCCAGTCCCTCCCCAAGTTCACGTACGGAACCGGCGGCGCCGAGCCGCCGCCAAAGCTGGGTTCGGAGTGCGCCATCTGCTTAGGGGAGTTCGTGGAGGGGCACGAGATCAGGATTCTGCCGCAGTGTGGGCACGTGTTCCACGTTGGATGCATCGACACGTGGCTTGGGTCTCACTCGTCGTGCCCGTCTTGTCGGCAGATCTTGGTGGTTGCTCGGTGTCACAAGTGCGGTGGGTTTCCGGCTCCAATATCTGAATCTGAGGCGGAGCTCAAGGCTCGCCAGGACCACACCAACCATTCAGCTCCTCCTCCGCCGGCGGCGGCGGCAGCTGCACCCACTACTGCCATTAGTATTAGTTCTTCTAATACGGCTCCAACTACCAATTTTCTCCcttaa
- the LOC137747450 gene encoding MLO-like protein 10, whose translation MVPFSLLGVSLCLVAGLLDTAMGAGKTTSYSRELDRTPTWAVAGVCAVIIIISLILEKVLHKVGIWLTDRHKRALFESLEKVKAELMILGFISLILTFGQSYIAKICIPLNVADTMLPCRVDDKEEESTSHRRLLWYERRSLAAASDYKCKTGYEPLITVNGLHQLHILIFFLAAFHVLYSLITMLLGRLKIRGWKHWEAETSSHNYEFSNDPSRFRLTHQTSFVRAHTSFWTRIPFFFYVGCFFRQFFRSVNKADYLTLRNGFITVHLGAGKKFNFQKYIKRSLEDDFKVVVGVSPLLWASFVIFLLLNVKGWQALFWASLIPLIIILLVGTKLQAILTKMAIEITERHAVVQGIPLVQGSDKYFWFGRPQLILNLIHFALFQNAFQIIYFFWIWYSFGLKSCFHANFKLAIAKVILGVGVLCLCSYITLPLYALVTQMGSHMKRSIFDEQTSKALEKWHMAVKKKTHGGKSPTRTRGGESSTISTMRSSTLGGHTLHRFKTTGHSTRSAAVEDHETSDPETDPLSPSSTTHMIVRVDQIEQQTEINEPHDEEHTNIPDDFSFIQPALDKEI comes from the exons ATGGTGCCTTTCTCTCTGCTGGGTGTGAGCTTATGCCTTGTTGCTGGGTTGCTGGATACAGCCATGGGAGCAGGAAAGACCACCTCGTACTCGAGGGAGCTCGACCGTACACCCACCTGGGCTGTTGCTGGTGTCTGTGCTGTTATCATCATCATCTCATTGATTTTGGAAAAGGTCCTGCACAAAGTTGGAATA TGGCTTACGGATAGGCACAAGAGAGCGCTGTTTGAATCTCTTGAGAAGGTTAAAGCAG AGTTGATGATTCTAGGTTTTATTTCGCTGATCCTGACTTTCGGGCAGAGTTACATTGCCAAAATATGTATTCCACTCAATGTTGCAGACACTATGCTGCCATGTAGAGTAGATGATAAGGAGGAGGAGTCAACTAGTCACCGGAGACTCTTATGGTACGAACGCAGATCTTTAGCTGCTGCCTCTGATTATAAATGCAAGACT GGATACGAGCCACTTATAACAGTTAATGGATTGCACCAACTGCACATCCTCATATTCTTCTTAGCCGCCTTTCACGTGCTATACAGTCTTATCACGATGCTGCTCGGGAGGCTAAAG ATTCGAGGCTGGAAGCATTGGGAGGCAGAGACTTCAAGTCATAACTATGAGTTTTCCAACG ATCCTTCGAGATTCAGACTTACTCACCAGACATCATTTGTTAGAGCACACACCAGTTTCTGGACTAGGattcctttcttcttttatgTC GGATGCTTCTTTCGACAATTTTTTAGGTCTGTTAATAAGGCTGACTACTTAACACTGCGCAATGGATTCATCACT GTCCATTTAGGTGCAGGAAAGAAATTTAACTTCCAAAAATATATCAAGAGATCATTAGAGGATGACTTCAAGGTCGTCGTTGGCGTTAG TCCTCTATTGTGGGCATCATTTGTGATCTTTTTGCTCCTTAATGTTAAAG GATGGCAGGCACTCTTTTGGGCATCCTTGATCCCTCTCATT ATAATTTTACTCGTTGGAACAAAACTTCAGGCCATCCTGACTAAGATGGCCATTGAAATTACAGAAAGGCATGCTGTGGTTCAAGGGATTCCTCTAGTACAAGGATCTGACAAATATTTTTGGTTTGGTCGGCCTCAATTGATTCTTAATCTTATCCATTTCGCGCTGTTTCAG AACGCATTCCAAATTATATACTTTTTCTGGATATGG TATTCATTTGGGTTGAAATCTTGCTTCCATGCCAATTTCAAGCTCGCAATCGCAAAAGTAATTCTCGG GGTTGGTGTTCTATGTTTGTGCAGCTACATTACACTTCCTCTGTATGCCCTTGTAACTCAG ATGGGTTCACACATGAAAAGGTCCATCTTTGATGAACAAACATCCAAGGCCCTTGAGAAGTGGCACATGGCGGTGAAAAAGAAGACGCACGGAGGCAAGTCTCCTACCCGAACCCGAGGTGGTGAAAGCTCCACCATTTCAACGATGCGCTCCTCTACCTTGGGAGGACACACGCTGCATCGCTTCAAAACAACTGGTCACTCAACTCGCTCAGCCGCCGTTGAGGACCATGAGACATCTGATCCCGAAACTGATCCTCTGTCACCTTCATCAACAACACACATGATTGTAAGAGTGGATCAAATTGAGCAACAAACCGAGATAAATGAACCCCACGATGAGGAACATACCAATATTCCAGATGATTTCTCGTTCATCCAACCTGCCCTGGATAAAGAAATATGA